CAAGCCTGCTACCGCGCTCAATATCCTGCGCGAGACGGTGCTGGGCCGCGAACTGTTCGACTTCGCCTTCAAGGAATATGCCGACCGCTGGAAGTTCAAGCGGCCGACGCCGGCCGACTTCTTCCGCACCATGGAAGACGCGTCCGGCACCGACCTCGACTGGTTCTGGCGCGGCTGGTTCTACACCACCGACGCGGTCGACGTGAGCGTGGACGGCATCAGCGAATACACCATCAGCAGCAAGGACCCGGAGATCGAAAAAGCCTGGCAGCGCGCGCGCAAGCAGGCCGAACCGATCTCGATCACCGACCAGCGCAATGCAGGCATGCCGCGCCGGGTCGATGCGCATCCCGAGCTCAAGGATTTCTATAACGAGAACGACGACTTCACCGTCACTAACAAGGACCGCAACAAGTTCGCCGAGACGGTGCAGGAACTGGAAGACTGGGAAAAAGCCTTGCTCAAAGAGGGCAAGCACCTGTATCTGGTCGACTTCTCGAACAAGGGCGGCCTGGTGACGCCGCTGGTAGTCGAAATCGAAACCAGGAGCGGCAAGAAATACATCGAGCGGATTCCGGCCGAAGTGTGGCGCTATTCGCCGCAAAAGGTGACCAAGCTGTTCATCACCGACGAGCCGATCGTGGGCCTGGTGCAAGACCCTTACTGGGAGACCGCCGACATCGACGTGAGCAACAACGCCTGGCCGCGCAAGGCGACGCCTTCGCGCCTGGAGCTGTTCAAGACCGAGCGCGATCCGGCCACGGGTAACCTGATGCGCGACTTCCGTACGCCCTTGAAGAAACCAGCCGACAAGCCGGCGGGCGACAAGGCGGCGCAATGATGCCCGGACGCTGCAAGCTGTTGTTCGCTGCCGCGCTGCTGTGCCTGAGCGCCGCCGCTGGCGCCCACCGCTTCCATAGCGGAATCACCGAACTGGCGTTCAACCCGCGCACGGGCAGCACCGAGATCGTGCATACCTATATGGCGCACGACATCGAAGCGCTGCTCATGAACACCTACGGGCGCCAATTCGACCTCGGCGACCCTGACGACCAGGCGGTGCTGCGCAAGTACGTCGACACCCAGTTCTGGCTCAAGGGCGCAGACAATGCGCGCTTGCCGGTACGGTGGGTAGGCTTGACTGCAGACTCGCAAAGCGTCGTCATTTACCAGGAACTCGACAATGCTCCGCTGTCGAAGACCGTCACCATCCGCCAGGGCGTGCTGATCGACTTTTTGCCTGACCAGGTGAACACTGTCAATGTCAACAATCTGGGTAAAATCCAGTCGCTGACATTTACCCACGCTACGCTCGAACAACCCCTCCACACCCGCGCCCCATGACCCTTCGCCCGCTGCACCTTGCCATCGCCGCATTAATGTTCCATAGCTCGGCCAGCGCCGACGATTTCGTGCTGCAGCGCGTGCTGGTGGAAGGCGCGCGCGCCAACCAGATCGGCCTGAGCGACGCTGCCAGCGCCGGCAGCATCGGCGCCAGGGAGCTCGACAAGCTGACCGTGTACCGGCCCGGCGAGCTGCTCGAGGCCACGCCCGGCCTCATCGCGAGCCAGCATAGCGGCGAAGGCAAGGCCAACCAGTTCTACCTGCGCGGCTTTAACCTGGACCATGGTACCGACCTTGCCACCTGGGTCGACGGCATGCCGGTGAACCAGCGCAGCCATGCGCATGGCCAGGGCTGGACCGACGTCAACTTCTTGATTCCCGAACTGGTCACGCGTCTCGACTACCGCAAGGGTCCGTATTCGGCGGCGGATGGCGACTTTTCCTCGGCCGGCAAGGCGTCGGTCGCCTATGCGAACCGGCTGGTGGCGCCGCTCGCCTCGGTCACGCTGGGGCAGGACCGCTACGCGCGCAGCGTCGTTGCCGTCTCCCCCGAGGCGGCGGGCGGCAATCTGCTGGCCGCGCTGGAGCTGCTCAGCAACGACGGCCCCTGGACCCGGCCAGACGGCTACCGCAAGATCAATGCAGTGCTGCGCTACAGCCGCGGCTACGAGAACAATGGCTGGCATGTCGCGGCGATGCATTACCGCGGCCACTGGAACGCTACCGACCAGGTGCCGCTGCGGGCAGTCGCCAGCGGCCAGCTGGGACGCTTCGATACGATCGACCTGAGCGACGGTGGGCAAGCCCAGCGCACCAGCATCTCGGGCGCCTGGCGCCGCACGACCCAGGAGACCGCGACCAGCCTGAGCGCCTATGTCATTCGTAACCGCGTCGACCTGTATTCGAACTTCACCTATTTTCTCGACGATCCGGTCAACGGCGACCAGTTCAGCCAGCCGGACCGGCGCGTGACCGCGGGCGTCGGCGCCAGTCATACCTGGCATCTGCTGCGCAGGGGCGCGCTGACCACGGACATGACGGTGGGCCTGCAGGCGCAGAACGACAATATTTTCAATGGCCTGTACGCCACCCGTGCGCGCCAGCGGCTGGCAACTACCCGCGAGGATCACATCACCCAGGGTAGCGTCGCCGTATACGCGGAAAATGCGACCAAATGGAGCGAAGCCCTGCGTACCGTGGTCGGGGTGCGCGCCAATGCCTTCCGCTTCGAGGTCGACGGCGACCGCCCCGAGAACGCCGGGCGCGCCAGCGATTCGCTGGTGACGCCGTCGCTGAGCGTTGCCTACGGCCCCTGGAAGTCGACCGAGTTGTACTTCAATTATGGGCACGGCTTCCATAGCAACGATGCCCGCGGTACCGTGGCGACGGTCGATCCGAAAACCCTGGCAGCGGTCGAGCGCACGCCCGGACTGGTGCGCTCGCGCGGCATGGAGCTGGGCCTGCGCACGGTGGCGATCCCGAAAATGGAAACCACGCTGTCGCTGTACAGCCTCGATTTCGATTCGGAGCTGGTCTATATCGGCGACGCCGGCAATACCGAAGCGGGCGACCCCAGCCGCCGCGTCGGCATCGAGCTGTCCAACAGCTACCGCGCCAACAAGTGGGTGTCGGTCAATCTCGATGCCGCTTATGCGCACGCGCGCTCGCGCGGCGGCAGCCCGGCTGGCGAGCGCGATGCCGGCCGCCGCATTCCGGGGGCGGTCGAAGGCGTGGCCCAGCTGGGCCTGAGCGTCGATCGCGCCGGCCCGTGGTCGGGCGCGCTGCGCCTGCGCTATTTCGGCCCGCGGCCGCTGATCGAAGACGACAGCGTGCGCTCGCAAGCGAGCGTTACCCTCAATGGCCGCATCGCTTACCGGATCAGCAAGGAGCTGCGGCTGGAGCTGGAAGGCTTTAATCTGGGCAACCGGCGCGACTCGGCGATCGACTACTATTACGCCTCGCGCCTGGCCAACGAAGCCGAAGGCGTGGACGACATCCATTTCCATCCGATCGAGCCGCGATCGTTCCGACTTACCCTCGTCAAGAACTGGTAGAAAGCTGGCTGGCCAGACCGGGAGCGTAGAAAAATGCTACGCTAACCGGATGACAATACGTGAACTCCCCTATACCGCCCCGGCAGACCTGGCGCAAGCCGTGCGCAGCGAAGGCTATGCCCTGCTGCGCCCCCTCGATGTAGCGCGCCTCGCCGGCTGCACCCTGGCTGAACTCGAGGCGCTCGCACCGAGCTGGGATCGGCTTGAAATCGACAACTACCTCAAGGATGGCGGCCGCTATCGTCGGCGCCGCCATTCCTGCTTCATCGACGAAGGCGGCAACCAGGCCAGCGC
Above is a genomic segment from Massilia sp. H6 containing:
- a CDS encoding TonB-dependent receptor; protein product: MTLRPLHLAIAALMFHSSASADDFVLQRVLVEGARANQIGLSDAASAGSIGARELDKLTVYRPGELLEATPGLIASQHSGEGKANQFYLRGFNLDHGTDLATWVDGMPVNQRSHAHGQGWTDVNFLIPELVTRLDYRKGPYSAADGDFSSAGKASVAYANRLVAPLASVTLGQDRYARSVVAVSPEAAGGNLLAALELLSNDGPWTRPDGYRKINAVLRYSRGYENNGWHVAAMHYRGHWNATDQVPLRAVASGQLGRFDTIDLSDGGQAQRTSISGAWRRTTQETATSLSAYVIRNRVDLYSNFTYFLDDPVNGDQFSQPDRRVTAGVGASHTWHLLRRGALTTDMTVGLQAQNDNIFNGLYATRARQRLATTREDHITQGSVAVYAENATKWSEALRTVVGVRANAFRFEVDGDRPENAGRASDSLVTPSLSVAYGPWKSTELYFNYGHGFHSNDARGTVATVDPKTLAAVERTPGLVRSRGMELGLRTVAIPKMETTLSLYSLDFDSELVYIGDAGNTEAGDPSRRVGIELSNSYRANKWVSVNLDAAYAHARSRGGSPAGERDAGRRIPGAVEGVAQLGLSVDRAGPWSGALRLRYFGPRPLIEDDSVRSQASVTLNGRIAYRISKELRLELEGFNLGNRRDSAIDYYYASRLANEAEGVDDIHFHPIEPRSFRLTLVKNW
- a CDS encoding DUF6702 family protein, producing the protein MMPGRCKLLFAAALLCLSAAAGAHRFHSGITELAFNPRTGSTEIVHTYMAHDIEALLMNTYGRQFDLGDPDDQAVLRKYVDTQFWLKGADNARLPVRWVGLTADSQSVVIYQELDNAPLSKTVTIRQGVLIDFLPDQVNTVNVNNLGKIQSLTFTHATLEQPLHTRAP